In Helicobacter bilis, a genomic segment contains:
- a CDS encoding NADH-quinone oxidoreductase subunit N, whose amino-acid sequence MNTLDFYTYLYMYMPSVILVLGAIVVLFSNVFASQFSRNTSLSLCMIFIAAAFFFCLSVGHIENVSAITLSAEYIILIASFWFILLTFSKYKFVEFQTPEFYPLYLFSISGFMLMVQGNNLVLVLLGLEIGSLPLAAMLAFNRRIYGIEGGIKYFVASALASIFFILGIMLFYLYFGDFSLQRNAIEYKNVLLHGHVLDVLLLLFSMLFMLAGLGFKVSLVPWHSWMPDVYEASNPVLAGYVSVVPKIAGFGLFAILFLPLLQSENASHNYIEYLVRILLLITITLPNIMALVQKDVKRMLAFSSISHSGFALACIYLGTFDTLILYWVLFLITNLGAFTMLWIAKPLNTQTRYDYDLQRFYGFGKKHPIMALSMALFMLSLAGIPPFSIFWGKIFIITNALQQNEMLLAFMMMLNSAIAVCYYLKLIVAMYFKQGSNEIFYEDNSTAPIRFVAFMCAILCIFSIFVVSYLFQYIPMLGI is encoded by the coding sequence ATGAATACGCTAGATTTTTACACTTATTTATACATGTATATGCCTTCTGTCATTTTAGTGCTAGGGGCTATTGTTGTGCTATTTAGCAATGTATTTGCAAGTCAATTTTCACGCAATACAAGCTTATCTTTATGTATGATTTTTATCGCAGCGGCTTTCTTTTTCTGCCTTAGCGTTGGGCATATTGAGAATGTTTCAGCCATTACTTTAAGTGCGGAATATATTATTCTCATCGCATCATTTTGGTTTATATTGCTTACTTTTTCAAAATATAAATTTGTTGAGTTTCAAACACCAGAGTTTTATCCGCTTTATCTATTCTCCATATCAGGCTTTATGCTTATGGTCCAAGGTAATAATTTAGTATTAGTACTACTTGGACTAGAGATAGGCAGTCTGCCTTTAGCGGCGATGTTAGCGTTTAATCGCAGGATTTATGGCATTGAGGGAGGGATAAAATACTTTGTAGCAAGTGCGCTTGCAAGTATATTTTTCATACTTGGAATCATGCTTTTTTATCTCTATTTTGGCGATTTTTCATTGCAAAGAAATGCTATTGAATACAAAAATGTCTTATTACACGGACATGTTTTAGATGTTTTATTGCTGCTTTTTAGTATGCTTTTCATGCTTGCAGGGCTTGGCTTTAAAGTCTCATTAGTCCCATGGCATAGCTGGATGCCAGATGTGTATGAGGCAAGTAATCCCGTGTTAGCAGGTTATGTTTCTGTTGTGCCAAAGATTGCTGGTTTTGGTCTTTTTGCTATACTTTTTTTACCGCTTTTACAGAGTGAAAACGCATCGCATAATTACATTGAATATCTTGTTAGAATCCTTTTACTCATTACTATTACTTTGCCAAATATTATGGCTTTAGTGCAAAAAGATGTGAAAAGAATGCTTGCGTTTAGTTCGATTTCGCATTCCGGTTTTGCCCTTGCTTGTATCTATCTTGGGACATTTGATACCTTGATACTTTATTGGGTATTGTTTTTGATAACAAATCTTGGAGCATTTACAATGTTATGGATAGCAAAGCCGCTTAATACGCAAACTCGCTATGATTACGACTTGCAAAGATTCTATGGCTTTGGGAAAAAGCATCCTATAATGGCTTTAAGCATGGCGTTATTTATGTTATCTCTTGCTGGGATACCGCCATTTTCTATCTTTTGGGGTAAGATTTTTATCATTACAAATGCCTTGCAGCAAAATGAAATGCTACTTGCATTTATGATGATGCTAAATAGTGCCATTGCAGTGTGCTATTATCTAAAATTAATCGTTGCTATGTATTTCAAACAAGGTAGTAATGAAATCTTTTATGAAGACAATAGCACCGCTCCCATTCGCTTTGTAGCCTTTATGTGTGCTATCCTTTGTATTTTCTCAATCTTTGTTGTGTCTTACTTGTTTCAATATATCCCCATGCTTGGCATATAG
- a CDS encoding phospholipase A has translation MRIKQLCIIYILLHIHIAYAIDNIESHTKDLQTIDSTKDSQENTKENPKEDSKQKDSKQNALDQNISDDYARIQTPPFHSKTLDVRSFFSHFKFYEPWYILPAYYSFSDMYSTDLTRTEIKAQISFRLELLSDVMCKYCAFSFDYTQRIYLQTYNDPQSAPLRDTDLSPAISFIYKKPIPIANGDGGYFNWFSIGYRHVSNGERENIYDSDPRQEAWGGKFVRSKAFDRVVLETNYKYKDFNARLRAWMNISAIAYDGAKTNGDIGKYMGYGDIKLSYTYKNNHFELYLNNIFNNYFSRDYWDWKGHVELGYSYGVGKHYAIYVQYLYGYGDSLYEYSLPVNRIGVGVRLRDF, from the coding sequence ATGCGTATCAAACAACTATGTATCATATATATACTCTTGCATATACACATAGCCTATGCGATAGACAATATAGAAAGTCATACTAAAGACTTGCAAACAATAGATTCTACAAAAGACTCTCAAGAAAACACGAAAGAAAATCCTAAAGAAGATTCCAAGCAAAAAGATTCTAAACAAAACGCACTAGACCAAAATATAAGTGATGATTATGCACGCATACAAACACCACCTTTTCATTCAAAAACACTTGATGTAAGATCATTCTTTTCACATTTTAAGTTTTATGAGCCATGGTATATATTACCTGCATATTATAGCTTTAGTGATATGTATAGCACGGATTTAACACGCACAGAGATTAAAGCACAAATAAGCTTTCGTTTAGAGCTATTAAGCGATGTGATGTGTAAATATTGTGCTTTTAGCTTTGACTACACACAAAGAATCTATTTGCAAACCTATAATGACCCACAAAGCGCACCTTTGCGTGATACAGATTTATCACCTGCGATAAGCTTTATATACAAAAAGCCCATTCCCATTGCAAATGGCGATGGTGGCTATTTTAACTGGTTTTCTATTGGATATCGACATGTAAGCAATGGTGAGAGAGAAAATATATATGATTCTGATCCGCGTCAAGAAGCATGGGGTGGTAAGTTTGTAAGATCTAAAGCATTTGATAGAGTGGTATTAGAAACAAATTATAAATATAAGGATTTCAATGCTAGATTGCGTGCGTGGATGAATATCTCTGCGATCGCTTATGATGGTGCAAAAACAAATGGAGATATTGGCAAATATATGGGATATGGAGATATAAAGCTATCTTACACATATAAAAATAATCATTTTGAGCTATATCTAAACAATATTTTTAATAATTATTTTAGCCGTGATTACTGGGATTGGAAAGGGCATGTAGAACTTGGATATAGCTATGGTGTAGGTAAGCATTATGCCATTTATGTGCAGTATCTCTATGGTTATGGTGATAGTTTGTATGAATATAGTTTGCCTGTAAATAGAATTGGCGTAGGCGTGCGTTTGCGTGATTTTTAA
- a CDS encoding pilus assembly protein MshL, which produces MLYVKRFYIVFSYISFFMIAFYQVLYAKQSIDKAQDSINAQQIQTYPNTTHNTLQTYSIIHDLRTAFEPYSSMDTQYQAILKNYNEMLKNTQDSSTYPQNTMSIQKRLDSKSFHTQNSSKSLGLDSKTNATSHTQTKQDSILRQETQDIESNFTPNTKEARESALHVSTQNTKHSYNVAPDSTNSPLNPIITQELDSTNRYATYRDFLAILDSFCCSVSLPNTIINSFDLRDSKQALQHIESRLKDSIPQDSPLKDSMQNTQNLAQKQDTKSKQNNTKTTINTSLLAPKCVKKKFNITKDEKLNIHTLLHALAKECDFSIQYTHNAKQNLHNQQNITLNIRDKPLDFVLEMLLSDMFYSIDRNRLIISDISMQMFAINYISSTRMAQSNTDVLFAQEQHENYGLGYNGFYNSMTPNYTQNYSTQNYAWQNLANTQTSQRENQSMSGYLDNLSLRNQLRSQMSSANTRFGKSGTKVYSLDEINFWADIESKLHIMLDTKLGDKFMIDKGAGLIAVWTTKQKMREVSQFLQDLEQKMNMQVAIDVEILSLIHFQTNNVGIDWQQIFSILNPTQSSLNIAFGGGGAMLTLGNNNADLQSIFNLLRTYGDLRSLSNPKIMALNNQPALISVGSVLRYTQNLVYQSNNTNTTIQNTSTQYPSVFAGILLDITPSISHDSVILRINPSITKTKDPDMENAAEALKAPPNLSTNQLSSIVKLKDGERVIIGGLLNNVVQNTSQAIPKIGENKWLKNIFGKQSRTNRSEELIIIITPHIIR; this is translated from the coding sequence ATGCTATATGTGAAAAGATTCTATATTGTTTTTAGCTATATATCCTTTTTTATGATTGCATTCTATCAAGTTCTATATGCTAAACAGAGTATAGACAAAGCACAAGATTCTATAAACGCACAGCAAATACAAACCTATCCAAACACTACGCATAACACATTGCAAACCTATTCGATTATACATGATCTTCGCACAGCATTTGAGCCTTACTCCAGCATGGATACACAATATCAGGCTATACTAAAAAACTATAATGAAATGCTAAAAAATACACAGGATTCTAGCACTTATCCGCAAAACACTATGTCTATACAAAAGCGATTAGATTCTAAATCTTTTCATACCCAGAACTCATCTAAATCACTAGGGCTAGATTCTAAAACAAATGCTACAAGCCACACGCAAACAAAACAAGATTCTATACTACGACAAGAAACACAAGATATAGAATCTAACTTTACGCCAAATACCAAAGAAGCTAGAGAATCTGCACTCCATGTATCTACACAAAATACCAAACATTCATACAATGTAGCACCAGATTCTACAAATAGCCCCTTAAATCCTATCATTACACAAGAGTTAGATTCTACAAATCGCTATGCTACTTATAGGGATTTTCTAGCTATCCTTGATTCGTTTTGTTGTTCTGTGTCCCTGCCAAACACCATTATTAATAGCTTTGATTTAAGAGATTCTAAACAAGCCTTGCAACACATAGAATCTAGACTAAAAGACTCTATCCCACAAGATTCCCCATTAAAAGATTCTATGCAAAACACACAGAATCTAGCACAAAAACAAGACACAAAAAGCAAACAAAATAACACAAAGACAACTATCAACACAAGCCTACTAGCTCCAAAATGTGTAAAAAAGAAGTTTAATATTACAAAAGATGAAAAGCTAAATATCCACACCCTGCTACACGCTCTAGCAAAAGAGTGTGATTTCTCCATACAATATACACATAATGCCAAACAAAACCTACACAATCAACAAAATATAACGCTAAATATACGCGACAAACCGCTTGACTTTGTGTTAGAAATGCTTTTAAGTGATATGTTTTATAGTATAGATAGAAATCGCTTGATAATCAGTGATATTTCCATGCAAATGTTTGCGATAAACTACATTTCAAGCACAAGAATGGCTCAAAGCAACACTGATGTCCTATTCGCACAAGAGCAACATGAAAACTACGGCTTAGGATACAATGGATTCTATAATAGCATGACTCCAAACTACACACAAAACTATTCTACACAAAACTATGCTTGGCAGAATCTAGCAAATACACAAACTTCACAACGAGAAAATCAAAGCATGTCAGGCTACCTTGACAATCTCTCATTACGCAATCAACTTCGCTCTCAAATGAGTTCAGCTAATACGCGTTTTGGCAAAAGTGGGACAAAGGTGTATTCACTTGATGAGATTAACTTTTGGGCAGATATAGAATCTAAATTGCACATTATGCTTGATACAAAGCTTGGCGATAAATTCATGATTGACAAAGGGGCGGGGCTTATTGCAGTATGGACTACAAAGCAGAAGATGAGAGAAGTCTCACAATTTTTGCAAGATTTAGAGCAAAAGATGAATATGCAAGTAGCCATTGATGTAGAGATTCTATCACTCATACATTTTCAAACAAATAATGTTGGCATTGACTGGCAGCAGATATTTTCTATATTAAATCCTACGCAATCAAGTCTTAATATCGCATTTGGCGGTGGGGGTGCAATGCTTACACTTGGTAATAATAATGCTGATTTACAAAGTATTTTTAATCTCCTACGCACTTATGGCGATTTGCGTAGTCTTAGCAATCCAAAGATTATGGCTTTAAATAATCAACCAGCATTAATTAGTGTCGGCTCTGTCCTTCGTTACACACAAAATCTTGTATATCAATCAAATAATACAAATACGACAATCCAAAATACAAGCACGCAATACCCAAGCGTTTTTGCGGGAATCTTGCTTGATATTACCCCATCAATTAGCCATGATTCTGTAATCTTACGCATTAATCCATCTATCACAAAGACAAAAGACCCAGATATGGAAAACGCCGCAGAAGCCTTAAAAGCACCTCCAAACCTTAGCACAAATCAACTCTCTTCAATCGTGAAATTAAAAGATGGCGAACGAGTGATTATTGGCGGATTGTTAAATAATGTCGTCCAAAATACAAGCCAAGCTATACCAAAGATAGGCGAAAACAAATGGCTAAAAAATATCTTTGGCAAACAAAGTCGCACAAATCGCAGCGAAGAGTTAATAATCATCATCACACCGCATATTATACGATAA
- the tsf gene encoding translation elongation factor Ts gives MQEISAKVVAELRKKTDAGIMECKNALKECKGNIEEAIEYLRKKGLSKAAKKADRIAAEGVIAMKIADDFTKATLVEVNSETDFVAKNEDFQEIVANILDLAFKRSLNTTESLMQLSVNGESFEDYLKQKIAIIGENIVIRRVATITCKPNQLINGYLHHNKKVGAITLLSVEKDENVSKLNEFSKLLSMHIASMKPKFLSYKELDKDFVAKERVAIAAELEKENEELARLKKPLHRIPEFVSRSELSESVLKAKEEELRATLKREGKPEAIWDKIIPGQLDRFILDNTILDQRLTLLAQLYALDDKKTITQVLNEKSKELNDNIQVVSFINFELGEGIEKKVDNFAEEVAAQMK, from the coding sequence GTGCAAGAGATTTCTGCAAAGGTTGTAGCAGAGTTGCGTAAAAAGACTGATGCAGGTATCATGGAATGCAAAAACGCATTGAAAGAATGTAAAGGAAATATTGAAGAAGCAATAGAGTATTTACGCAAAAAAGGGTTAAGTAAGGCAGCTAAAAAGGCAGATAGAATCGCAGCTGAGGGCGTTATCGCAATGAAAATTGCTGATGATTTCACAAAGGCTACTTTGGTTGAGGTGAATTCTGAAACGGACTTTGTAGCTAAAAATGAAGATTTTCAAGAGATTGTTGCAAATATCCTTGATTTAGCGTTCAAACGCTCGTTAAACACAACAGAATCTTTAATGCAGCTTAGCGTTAATGGCGAGTCTTTTGAAGATTATTTAAAGCAAAAGATTGCCATTATTGGAGAAAATATTGTTATCCGCCGTGTTGCTACTATCACATGTAAGCCAAATCAGCTTATTAATGGATACTTGCACCATAATAAAAAGGTGGGAGCAATAACACTTTTAAGCGTTGAAAAAGATGAGAATGTGTCTAAATTGAATGAATTTAGCAAACTTTTGAGTATGCATATCGCGTCTATGAAGCCAAAGTTTTTGAGTTATAAAGAGCTTGATAAAGATTTTGTAGCAAAAGAGAGAGTAGCTATTGCTGCGGAATTAGAGAAAGAAAATGAAGAGTTAGCAAGACTAAAAAAGCCATTGCACCGCATTCCAGAATTTGTAAGCCGCAGTGAGCTTAGTGAATCTGTGCTAAAAGCAAAAGAGGAAGAATTGCGTGCTACATTAAAGCGTGAAGGAAAACCAGAGGCAATATGGGATAAAATTATTCCCGGACAGCTAGATCGCTTTATCCTTGATAATACGATTTTAGACCAGAGATTAACCCTATTAGCACAGCTTTATGCCCTTGATGATAAAAAGACTATCACACAGGTGCTGAATGAAAAAAGCAAAGAGTTAAATGACAATATACAAGTAGTATCTTTCATAAACTTTGAGCTAGGTGAAGGTATCGAAAAGAAAGTGGATAACTTTGCTGAAGAAGTTGCTGCACAAATGAAGTAA
- the rpsB gene encoding 30S ribosomal protein S2, producing the protein MVTMKDLLECGVHFGHQTRRWNPKMKKFIFGVRKNIHIIDLQKTLRYFRYTYNIVRDAASEGKVIMFVGTKKQASDTLREYAEKVNAPYVNYRWLGGMLTNFSTIKKSVRKLEIIEEMESSGQIDLLTKKEKLMLMRKKEKLNKYLGGIRHLKKAPDMLFVVDALKEKIAVGEARKLGIPVVAPLDTNCDPDLIDYPIPGNDDAIRSIQLFCKEISDAITEGREMNGIEGEENAERTEPLPATDAEKDEVMAELQAEMEKEFQAKEGE; encoded by the coding sequence ATGGTTACTATGAAAGATTTGTTGGAATGTGGTGTGCATTTTGGACATCAAACAAGGCGATGGAATCCAAAAATGAAGAAATTCATCTTTGGTGTGCGTAAAAATATCCACATTATTGACTTGCAAAAGACGCTGCGTTACTTCCGCTACACTTATAATATCGTGCGTGATGCGGCGAGTGAGGGCAAGGTTATTATGTTTGTTGGGACAAAAAAACAAGCAAGTGATACTTTGAGAGAGTATGCTGAAAAGGTAAATGCACCTTATGTAAATTATCGTTGGCTTGGTGGTATGCTCACAAACTTTAGCACGATTAAAAAGTCAGTAAGGAAGCTTGAGATTATTGAAGAGATGGAATCAAGTGGGCAAATTGATCTTTTGACAAAAAAAGAAAAACTTATGCTTATGCGTAAAAAAGAGAAGTTAAATAAATATCTTGGTGGGATACGACATCTTAAAAAAGCCCCGGATATGCTTTTTGTCGTTGATGCACTGAAAGAAAAAATTGCGGTTGGTGAGGCAAGAAAACTTGGCATTCCGGTAGTTGCACCGCTTGATACAAATTGCGATCCAGATTTAATCGACTATCCAATTCCGGGCAATGATGATGCGATCCGCTCTATCCAGCTTTTCTGTAAAGAAATAAGCGATGCGATCACAGAAGGGCGTGAGATGAATGGCATTGAGGGTGAAGAAAATGCAGAGAGAACAGAGCCGCTACCTGCTACAGATGCTGAAAAAGATGAGGTAATGGCAGAATTACAAGCAGAAATGGAAAAAGAGTTTCAAGCAAAAGAAGGAGAATAA
- a CDS encoding transaldolase, which translates to MISIWCDFIERSFLQNEFKTLVREGKIQGATSNPSIFAQALKSESYKESINELKQQGKEPKEIYETLAIEDIKTASEILMPLFLENPQNGLISIEIDPFLSNDINASIDEGVRLWHEINAKNVMIKVPATQSGYTIMEHLMLRGINVNATLVFTKEQSRRVLQAFQKANTQAQGVISVFVSRFDRAIDPQLKDEKLCGKYGIANAIAIYKDFLSQKPQQNYRILFASTGVKEKNAIYNDEGYYVYPLAFENCVNTLPLPTLHALQMQNLKAPSMQQIASFDDLEIAASLEEMDINLVAIEEQLLQDGLKSFEQSFELMLDSLA; encoded by the coding sequence ATGATAAGCATTTGGTGTGATTTTATAGAAAGAAGTTTTTTGCAAAATGAGTTTAAAACGCTTGTGAGAGAGGGCAAAATACAAGGGGCAACAAGCAATCCTAGCATTTTCGCACAGGCACTAAAGAGTGAAAGCTACAAAGAGAGTATCAATGAGCTAAAACAACAAGGCAAAGAACCAAAAGAGATATATGAGACTCTAGCCATAGAGGACATTAAAACTGCAAGCGAGATTCTCATGCCACTTTTCTTAGAGAATCCCCAAAATGGCTTAATAAGCATTGAAATTGATCCATTCTTATCAAATGACATAAACGCAAGTATTGATGAGGGCGTGCGACTTTGGCATGAGATAAACGCAAAAAATGTAATGATTAAAGTCCCAGCAACACAAAGCGGATACACCATAATGGAGCATTTAATGCTGCGGGGCATTAATGTGAATGCAACTTTAGTTTTTACAAAGGAGCAAAGCAGAAGAGTATTACAAGCATTTCAAAAAGCAAACACACAAGCACAAGGTGTAATCAGCGTATTTGTATCAAGGTTTGATAGGGCGATTGATCCGCAACTAAAAGATGAAAAATTATGCGGAAAATATGGCATCGCCAATGCTATTGCAATTTATAAAGACTTTCTAAGCCAAAAGCCACAGCAAAATTATAGAATCTTATTTGCTAGCACAGGTGTCAAAGAGAAAAATGCGATATATAATGACGAGGGCTATTATGTTTATCCACTTGCTTTTGAAAATTGCGTCAATACACTCCCCTTACCTACACTTCATGCCTTACAAATGCAGAATCTAAAAGCTCCAAGCATGCAGCAAATCGCTTCATTTGATGATTTAGAAATCGCTGCAAGCCTAGAAGAAATGGATATTAATCTCGTGGCTATCGAAGAACAACTGCTGCAAGATGGACTAAAAAGCTTTGAGCAAAGCTTTGAGTTAATGCTAGATTCACTTGCGTAA
- a CDS encoding DegT/DnrJ/EryC1/StrS family aminotransferase, translated as MLENFIPYSTQSINDDDKEAVLNALCSTHLTQGAYTKQFESDIAAYIGIKHAISFNSATSALYAAFYALKEYVINKKYNSRFKNAPNLDYAANNHSFSIITTPISFVATTNMMLANNITPIFADIDSNGNLDLSNLESLLREDTIAICSVDYAGNSVDMKAFSEFAKKHNLIWISDSSHAFGASYDNVKVGSLADMSIFSFHAVKPFTTCEGGALVGNDDFFAEIASLVCSHGVIKHTPYNHDCITLGFNFRLHEISASLGISQLKRLESFLAKRKEIALFYDSYFKDNPYCKTLNIKECVKSTYHLYPLLLEDSLATKKEEIANTLATYNIGVQVHYKPIYNFTSYKHLGSPKLPNAESFYKKELSIPCHQNMTLQEAKMTADYISKTFEDYVKNSIL; from the coding sequence ATGTTAGAAAATTTTATTCCTTATAGCACACAATCAATTAATGATGATGATAAAGAAGCAGTGCTAAATGCACTTTGCTCCACACACCTAACACAAGGGGCTTATACAAAGCAGTTTGAAAGCGATATTGCCGCATATATCGGCATAAAACATGCTATAAGTTTTAATTCTGCTACCTCAGCATTATATGCCGCATTTTACGCCTTAAAAGAATATGTCATAAATAAGAAATATAACTCTAGATTCAAAAATGCACCAAACCTAGATTATGCAGCTAATAATCATTCATTTAGCATTATCACAACACCAATAAGCTTTGTCGCTACTACAAATATGATGTTAGCAAACAATATTACGCCTATTTTTGCAGATATTGATAGTAATGGCAACTTAGACTTATCGAATTTAGAATCTTTACTCCGTGAAGATACTATTGCTATCTGTTCTGTGGATTATGCAGGAAATAGTGTGGATATGAAAGCTTTTAGTGAGTTTGCAAAAAAGCATAATTTAATATGGATTTCAGATTCTAGTCATGCTTTTGGGGCAAGTTATGATAATGTTAAAGTGGGCAGTCTAGCGGATATGAGTATATTTAGCTTTCATGCGGTAAAGCCTTTTACTACTTGTGAGGGCGGGGCATTGGTAGGCAATGATGACTTTTTTGCTGAAATCGCTTCTCTTGTGTGTAGTCATGGCGTTATAAAGCATACACCCTACAATCATGATTGCATAACGCTTGGATTTAATTTTAGACTGCATGAGATAAGTGCTAGTCTTGGAATCTCGCAATTAAAAAGATTAGAATCTTTTCTTGCAAAACGAAAAGAAATCGCACTCTTTTATGATAGCTATTTTAAAGATAATCCCTATTGCAAAACTCTAAACATTAAAGAATGTGTAAAAAGCACATATCATCTTTATCCGCTTTTATTAGAAGATTCTCTAGCTACAAAAAAAGAAGAGATTGCAAATACACTAGCTACATATAATATCGGCGTGCAAGTGCATTATAAGCCTATTTATAATTTTACAAGCTATAAACATTTAGGGAGTCCAAAGCTACCAAATGCAGAATCTTTTTACAAAAAAGAGTTATCTATACCATGCCATCAAAACATGACATTACAAGAAGCAAAAATGACTGCCGATTATATCAGCAAAACTTTTGAAGATTATGTAAAAAATAGCATTTTGTAA
- the cmoB gene encoding tRNA 5-methoxyuridine(34)/uridine 5-oxyacetic acid(34) synthase CmoB, protein MILKKDLAARDSNLKDLCKKDPILSTWSERELNALKPYSEILYKLLTLETKASYSISRLCDNNSLLYDSSNNKILDSIKFAPLHPAPAHLDKNLESTPNQGGLRDLGRNVWNLEFNNCHIERSETSKNLESKNHNPNLTQILESTDLTKNTESKNPTKEALSLYFHNISSNEFQTLQDLALDLKPWRKGPFCLYGAENNTQFFIDSEWQSNKKMKLILQALDTIGYNLKDKVVLDVGCNNGYYMFDLALRGVKHISGIDPIAIFFLQFYFIHKLTNISHCAFRLLGVQDVIMLNAKYDLILCLGVLYHRKEPLQTLKQLKSILAPNGILLLETLILQDKAATCLCPYPTYAKMPNVFYIFSPQALQNLALHAGFKSCEILSYSYTDNTEQRSTDFIDKKSLGDYLTPTQTIEGYPPACRGIFVLS, encoded by the coding sequence GTGATTTTGAAAAAAGATTTAGCAGCAAGAGATTCTAATTTGAAAGATTTATGTAAAAAAGATCCTATACTCTCAACATGGAGTGAAAGAGAGCTAAACGCACTAAAGCCATATAGTGAGATTCTATATAAATTACTCACGCTAGAGACAAAAGCAAGTTATAGCATTTCAAGATTATGTGATAACAATAGCTTACTCTATGATTCAAGTAATAATAAGATTCTAGATTCTATAAAGTTTGCACCCTTACACCCTGCACCCGCCCATTTGGATAAGAATCTAGAATCTACACCAAATCAGGGTGGGCTGCGGGATTTAGGGCGCAATGTTTGGAATCTAGAATTTAATAATTGTCATATTGAGCGTAGCGAAACATCTAAGAATCTAGAATCTAAAAACCACAACCCAAACCTCACACAGATTTTAGAATCCACAGACTTAACAAAAAATACAGAATCTAAAAACCCAACAAAAGAAGCCCTTAGCCTATATTTTCACAACATTTCATCTAATGAATTTCAAACCTTGCAAGATTTAGCCTTAGACTTAAAGCCATGGAGAAAAGGTCCTTTTTGCTTATATGGTGCAGAGAATAATACGCAATTTTTCATTGATTCTGAATGGCAGAGCAATAAGAAAATGAAGCTTATCCTACAAGCCCTAGACACAATAGGCTATAACCTCAAAGATAAAGTCGTGCTTGATGTAGGTTGCAATAATGGCTATTATATGTTTGACTTAGCACTGCGAGGGGTAAAGCACATTAGCGGCATTGATCCCATTGCGATATTTTTTCTACAATTCTACTTTATCCATAAACTCACAAATATCTCACATTGTGCCTTCCGCCTTTTAGGTGTGCAAGATGTAATTATGCTTAATGCAAAATATGACTTGATTCTATGCTTAGGTGTGCTATATCACAGAAAAGAGCCCTTGCAGACACTAAAACAACTAAAAAGCATTTTAGCCCCAAATGGAATCTTATTGCTTGAAACGCTGATATTACAAGATAAAGCTGCCACCTGCCTTTGCCCCTATCCCACTTATGCGAAAATGCCAAATGTATTCTACATATTCAGCCCACAAGCCTTGCAGAATCTAGCCTTACACGCAGGATTTAAATCATGCGAGATTCTAAGCTATTCATACACAGATAACACAGAGCAAAGAAGCACAGACTTCATAGACAAAAAAAGCCTAGGCGACTATCTCACCCCCACACAAACAATAGAGGGCTATCCCCCAGCCTGCCGCGGTATCTTTGTGCTATCTTAA
- a CDS encoding toxin-antitoxin system YwqK family antitoxin has translation MAEIYVEKAYYENGNVEMEIPFKDNIVHGIVKYYDENGNLESEMPYNIGELHGIARSYYKNGNLKMEIPFKNNKKQGMSKGYYESGKLQYEMPYKKDMLQGIAKGYYENGNLKAKTPCKDDKAQGIARFYNKNGDMIMKVLYKDDEIQSITCTNGKQFTSEQLARIQHANNHIDEAIQIYNEL, from the coding sequence ATGGCAGAAATTTATGTTGAAAAAGCATATTATGAGAATGGAAATGTAGAAATGGAAATTCCATTTAAAGATAATATAGTGCATGGCATTGTAAAATATTATGATGAAAATGGAAATTTAGAATCTGAAATGCCATACAACATTGGTGAGTTGCACGGCATTGCACGATCTTATTATAAAAATGGGAATCTAAAAATGGAAATACCATTTAAAAATAATAAGAAACAAGGCATGAGTAAAGGATATTATGAAAGCGGAAAACTCCAGTATGAAATGCCATACAAAAAAGATATGTTGCAGGGTATTGCAAAAGGCTACTATGAAAATGGGAATCTAAAAGCCAAAACGCCATGCAAAGACGATAAAGCACAAGGTATTGCAAGATTCTACAACAAAAATGGTGATATGATCATGAAAGTTTTATACAAAGATGATGAGATACAATCAATAACATGCACAAATGGCAAACAATTTACTAGCGAACAATTAGCCAGAATACAACATGCCAACAATCACATTGATGAAGCAATACAGATATACAATGAGTTATGA